DNA from Leucobacter aridicollis:
GGCTTCGGCCGCACCGGCGAGTGGTTCGCGTACCAGGCCTTCGACGTGAAGCCCGACCTCGTGACGTTTGCGAAGGGCGTGAACTCGGGCTACGTGCCGCTCGGTGGTGTCGTGATCTCCGATGAGATCCACGACACCTTCGTCGACAAGGCGTTCCCCGGTGGGCTCACCTACAGCGGGCACCCGCTCGCGTGCGCCGCAGGCGTTGCGACGTTCGACATCTTCGAGGAGGAGGGGATTATCGAGCGCGTTCGCGACCTCGCATCGCGCGTCATCGAGCCCCGCCTGCGCGAGATCACGGCGAAGCACAAGTCGGTCGGCGAGTACCGCGGCACCGGCATGTTCTGGGCGCTCGAGCTCGTCGTCGATCGCGACAGCCGCGAGCCGCTCGCGGGCGACGCGTACAACGCGGTCATCGCCGCGTGCAAGAACGCTGGCCTGTGGCCGTTCGCTGCAGGCAATCGCCTGCAGATCGCGCCGCCGCTCGTCATCAGCGAAGACGATCTCGTGAAGGGTCTCGAGATCATCGATGCTGCGCTCGACGTGGCGGATAGCTACTACACCGGCAACTAACGCTGGAGTTCAGAGGGGCCTGGTTTTCAGAAACCAGGCCCCTCGTGTTTTGCCCCTGTTCCTTTCCGGGCGGGCGGGTCACAATGGAACAGTTCCTCCAAAGGCGGGGGAAAGGGTTTTGAGGAAGGATCCGTGCATATGAGCGCGCTCGAAGACATTCAGAAATACGCCCCCGGTGCGAGCCCCGCAGTGGTCGCTGAGATGGAGCGGGCGTACGCGCTCGCACTGCAGGACCCCGACGCCCGGCTGGTCTCATATAGCGACCCGGCCGAGCTCGCGCTGGTGCGCGAGAACTTCGTGAAGGGCAAGCTCGGCGTGACCCAGTCCGACGCAGCCATCGACGAGGCAATTGCGACCGTCGGCGATCAGATTCCCGGCCACAAGCAGCGGCTCACCGTCTACTACCTGCTCGCCGCGCACTACGGCAAGCTCAGCGTCTTCGGGGGCTAGCGGAGGGCGGCGCGCCGCAGCGCGGCGCGAGGCGGGAGTAGGCTGGAGCTGACCGGCCACCCACGGAGGATCGCCCATGCTCGACGCACTGACAGGCTTTGTCGTCGTCGGGTTTGCGATCTTCATCGGCTGGGTGCTCGGGAAGACGGGTGTCCTCGACGTGGCCTCCCGGGCGGTGCTCGCGAAGCTTGTCTACTGGGTGCTCTCGCCCGCGCTCCTCTTCGTCGTGCTCTCGAAGGCCGACGTGGACGCGCTGTTCTCCTCGCTGCTCCCAGTCTCGGCGATTGCGGCAGTCGCCGTGATCCTGATCTATGCGGTCGCCGCCCGGCTCGTGTGGCGCCGGCCCGCGAGCGAGGCACTGATTGGGGCGCTGTCGGCCGGGCAGGTGAACGCGAACAACATCGGCATTCCGCTCTCGCTGTACATTCTGGGGAGCGCCGCCTACCCCGCGCCCGTCGTGCTGTTCCAGCTGCTCGTGCTGACGCCTGTCTCGCTGTCGATCCTGGAGGCCTCGGCGGGCGGCCGGTTCAGGCTGGGCGCGGTCGCACGCGCGCTGGTGAGCCCGATCATTGTCGGCTCGGCGCTCGGGGTGCTCGTCTCGGTGCTCGGCGTCGACCTGCCCGAGGTGGTGTTCGCGCCGATCGAGCTCATCGCGAATGCGTGTGTGCCGGTGCTGCTCATCAGCTACGGAGTCTCGCTTCACGGGCAGCGGGTGCTCGGTGCGGGCGGGCAGCGCGGCGAGGTCATCCTCGCGAGCGCGCTGAAGCTGCTCGTCATGCCGGCGCTCGCGTGGTTCGTCGCCGCCATCGTGTTCGGGCTCGGGTCGCAGGAAACGCTCGTCGTCGTGGTGCTGGCCGCGCTGCCGACGGCTCAGAACGTCTTCAACTATGCGCAGCGGTTTGGCGTCGGCGAGAACGTGGCGCGAGACACCGTATTCATTACGACGCTCGGCTGCATTCCCATCCTCGTGCTTGCGACAGTGTTGCTCGGGTAGTCGGGCGCCGCTACGGTGTCGCGCCGGTGGCGACCGGGAGCTCGGGGGTGTTCGACCACTGCGACCACGATCCCGGGAACAGTACGCCCTCGCCCCCGGCGAGCGCGAACGCGAAGAGCGCGTGGCTCGCGGTGATGCCGGACCCGCACGAGAACCCGACGGGGGATCCTGGCTCCGCAGCTCGGCCGAACTTCGCGCGCAGCGCGTCGCTGGAAAGGAACCTGCCGTCTTCGGTCACGTTCTCTGCGGTGGGGAGGTTCAGCGCGCCGGGAATGTGGCCCGCCACGGGGTCCATCGGTTCGACGTCACCCCGGTACCGCTCGGGGGCGCGCACGTCGACGAGCGTGTGCTCGCGCGCAAACCGCTCGACCTCCTCGAGGGCGAGCGTCGGCAGGTGCCCCGGGGTCAGGATCACGGTGCCCGGCGCAGGGGTCGGCTCCGCGGTCTCGAGCTCAAATCCGGCCGCGACCCACGCTGGCAGGGCGCCGTCGAGGAGGCGCACGCGCTCGAAGCCCGCGTCGCGTAGCAGCCACCACAGTCGCGCAGAGGCGAGGTTGCCGCCACCGTCGTACGCAACCACCGAATCCTCCGGGTGAAGGCCCCAGCGGCGGGCCGAGTGGGTTAGCGCCTCGCCGCCGGGCAGCGGATGCCGGCCGAGCGTCGCGGCGCCGTGCGCGGAGAGTTCGGATTCGAGGTCCACGTACATCGCACCGGGGATGTGGCCGGTGAGATAGTCGCTGTGACCGGAGGGCTGGGCAAGCGTCCACCGCACGTCGAGGATGCGCGTGCGCGGTCCCTCCCCGGGGCCCGCCTCTGATGCGAGGAGGTCGTGGAGCTCTGCCGGGGTGATGAGAAGGTCGGACCGTCGTGCTCCATCGGTGGGATCGCTCATGGGGCGATCGTACGCGATGACGGTTGGGTCGCGCTCAGGGAGCGGTGCCCGAAATGCATAGCAGTACTATGTAAAATCTGTATACTCGTACCGTGACCGAACCGCAGACCCACCAGCCGACGCCCGAACACGGGGCGCTCGCGCTCGATCTCGTCCGCTCCGCTGCGCGCTTCACGCGCTCGTCCAGCAGGATCCCGGGCGTCACCTACTCGTCGATTGCCTGGCGCGTCCTCGCCGACCTCGAGCGGGATGGCGCGTCGCGGATCACCGAGCTCGCGCAGACGCAGCGCGTCACCCAGCCCACCATGACCACGCTCGTGCAGCGGCTCGAGGGCGAAGGATGGGTCGTGCGTGCGCCCGATGCGCGCGACGGGCGCGCAACCCTCGTCAGCGTCACGGACGCGGGCGTGAGCGCGCTCGCCGCCTACCGGGAGGGCGCAGCGGCGCTCGTTACCCCGGTGCTGACGCGCCTCAGCGACGCCGACCGCGCGGTCCTCGCGCGGGCTGCCGAGCTGATGCTCCACATCGCCGACGAGGTGTAGCCCACCGTGCGGACGGCGTGACGGCCCCGCGGGCCCACCCCCAACACCCACAGACACCCGACCACACAGCCAAAGGAATCCTTACGAATACCACCGAGCCCCGACCCTCGCTCTTCCGGCAGCCAACGGCCGTCTGGGCGATCGCCTTCGCCTGCGCCATCTCCTTCATGGGGATCGGCCTCGTCGATCCAATCCTCCCCAAGATCAGTGCCGCGCTCGACGCCACCCCGAGCGAGACCATGCTGCTCTTCACGAGCTACCTGTTTGTCACCGGCATCGCGATGTTCTTCACGAGCTGGGTCTCAGGGCGGATCGGCGTGAAGTGGACGCTCATCGCAGGGCTCACGCTCATTGTCGTGTTCGCTGGACTCGCTGGCCTCGCAGGATCGGTCGATGCGATCATCGGGTTCCGGGCAGGATGGGGCCTCGGCAACGCGCTCTTCCTCTCGACCGCGCTCGCCGCAATTGTCGGAGCAGCGTCGGGCGGATCGCGTCAGGCGATCGTGCTGTATGAGGCCGCGCTCGGCATCGGCATGGCGATCGGCCCGCTCGTCGGCGGTGCGCTGGGCGAGATCTCGTGGCGTGGGCCGTTCTTTGGTACGGCGATCCTGATGGCGATCGCGCTCGTCGCGATCCTCGTACTGCTGCGATTCCCCAAGCAGAGCGCGGCCGAGCGGGCGGCTGCGCGGGCGGCGGCGCCCTCGGTGACCGCGAGCTTCCGCGCGCTCCGCCACCCGGCGCTGCTCGCACTGTCACTCGTCGCCGTCTGCTATAACTTCGGCTTCTTCACGCTGCTCGCATACAGCCCCTATCCCGTCGAGGCCGCAGCGCAGGCGGCAGGGATGGAGTTCGGGGCGCACGAACTCGGACTCGTGTTCTTTGGCTGGGGTCTTGCGCTCGCTCTGACCTCCGTGGTCGTCGCGCCCGTGCTCACGCGCAGGCTCGGCCTTCGCCCCGTGCTGTTTGCGACGCTCGCGCTGTTCGCGGTCTGCCTTGGTCTGCTGGGCGTGTTCGTTGCGTCCCTGCCAGCACTGGTCTCGCTCGTGATCGTCAGCGGGCTGTTGCTCGGCGTGATGAATACCGCGCTGACGGAGGCAGTGATGGAAGCGACGGATCTGCCGCGGAGCGTCGCCTCGTCAACCTACTCGGGCGTGCGCTTCATCGGCGGCGCGATCGCCCCGGCGATCGCGGGGCCGGTTGCCGCGGCGCTCGGCGTACCCGTCCCGTACTGGATGGGCGCTGCCGCGGTCGTCGTTGCGATCCTCGTGCTCGCGCTGATGGGGAAGCACCTTGCACACATCGGGGCCGAGCGCGGCGCGAACGAGCCACAGCCTGAGCTTGCCGAGGCGCAGGCGATCGGCGCTGGTGACGCGAGCTAGCGGTGTCGCGGCGCTCGGCGGGACGCGCCGGTCGTCCCGCGGGCGTCGGCCCGGCATGAGTTAGGGAGCGGCCTGCGTGTTCGCTGACGCGTGGTCTTCGAGGGTCTGCCCCAGCCGGGCAGCGAGCACATACACGCGGTCATCGAGCTTCTCCAGGCGCGCGTCGACGGCGTCGAGACGAATCTCGAGCCCGTCGAACCGCGTCGCGAATCTGGCATCAAGTGCGTCGATCCTGCCGGTGAGCTTGACGTCGAGTGCGTCGGTCCCGATGGTGCGCTTCGTGTCAAGCGTGGTGATTCGTGCAGTGAGTGTGTCGTCGAGCGCGCTGGTTCGTAAGGTGAACTCTTCGTCGAGGGCATCAATTCTGCTGGTGAGTTTGGCGTCGAGTGCGTCGATCCTGCCGGTGAGTGTCGCGTCGAGCACCTCGATCCTGCCGGTGAGCTTGGCATCGAGTGCGTCGATCTGGCCTGTGAGTTTCACGTCGAGCCCGTCGACCATGCCGGTGAGCTTCACCTCGAGCCCGTCGAACATGCCGGTGAGCTTCACGTCGAGCGCGTCGATCTGGCCCGTGAGCTTTACGTAGAGCGTGACCATCTGGCTCGTCAGCTTCGCGTCGAGGCCTGCTATGGCCCCGTCAAGCCGCGACCCGATCCGCCGTTCCAGGCGGCGGAAGCCTTGCGCCATGAGCCCGCCGAGGGTCGCGGCGGCGAGGGCGATGCCGAGCAGGCTTGCGAGCGCGTCGAGATACTGCACGAATACCCTCCTCTTGCCGCGACCAGGTTGCGTTTACGCTACGCCTGTTGCGGTGAGAATGGGCAAGAATAGGCCACATCTGTGGAAAACTCCCCACCCGGACCGGGGTGGTCACGGGTGGGGAGAACGCTGCGGGTCCGCGTCGCGGCTGCAGCTCGCGATGCCGCGGGTGCTCGGCGCGGCCGGCGGAGTCAGGCCCGTTAGCGCCCGCCAGCCGCCAGCCGCATGAGATCGGAGTCGAGGTTGATGCCGAGCTCTGTCCCGCCAGCGCTGCCGTATGAGTGCTGGTACGCCTCCCAGCCCTCACCGCGCGCATTCTCACGGAACCCACCCGCGACGAGCGCCATAAGTTCGGTCGCCGCGCGGTCGACGCGCTTGCCGAACTCGCTGCTGTTCCAGTCCTCGGGCGAGCTGACGAGCGAGGTCGGGGCCGTGACGGTGCGCAGGTAGGAGAAGAATCCGCGGAGCTGATCGTCGACGACGAGCGAGTGGCGGGGGCTGCCCGCGGTCGCCGCCAGCAGCACGGGCGTGCCGATGAGCAGGTCGTTGTCGAGCACCTGGAAGAACGAGGTGAACAGCCCGCTCGCCGCTGCCTTGTATACCGGAGTTGCGGCGATGATCGCGTCGGCGTCGCGCAGAATCTCGCTGGCTCGCTCAAGCTCTGCCGAGACGAGCTGCGTCGTGAGCGCAGCGGTGATGTCGCCCGCGAGCGGTCGGAGGTCGATGACGCGAGCCTCCATCGCGATGCCGCGTCGCTCTGCTTCAGCGAGCGTCTTGGTGGTTGCCCTGTCGGCGAGGAGCCGGGTGGTCGAGGGGTCGCTTGTGCCAGCGTTAACGATGACGAGCTGCTTGGTGTCTGCCATGATGTTGCTTTCTTGCGTTCTGAAGTCGAAAACCGGTATATGACGCTCGCGGCTAGGTCGAGCGCGACGCGATGAGTTTCTGAGTGAGGCGCTGGAGCTCGCGGAGCTCGTCGGGGGAGAGCGCGCGCATGGCCTGGCCGATGTCGCGCCCGTGGGCGCGCCCAACCTCGCGTTGCACCCGCGCGCCCTCTTCGCTGATCTCGATGAGCTTCGCCCGCCCGTCCTCGGGGTCCGGCTTGCGCACGACGAGCCCGCGAGTTGCGAGGCGATCCACCATCCGTGACAGGGCGGGCTGGCTGAGCAGCACCTCTTCCTGAAGGTCACACAGGCGCATCGCCTCGCCGCGCTTGACGAGCGTGTACAGCACGTCGTACTCGCGCATGCTTGCCTCGCCCCAGATGGGCTTGGCGCTGAAGTCGCTTGAGAGGCGCGCGTGCGCGGTCATGAGCGACTCCCAGGCCTCGTTGGCGAGCCGGATATCGGTTCGATGACTGCTCACGGTCGTGGTCCTCTCTGGGGTGGCAAGCGTGTGGGGCGGGGTCTACAGGCCGAAGGCAGAGCCGGCCTTTGCCGGGCTGTCCTGGTAGGGCGAGCCGCCGGTGACGTTGTCGCCGCGGTTCGGGTTCGGGCGGGGTTCGCGGGGCTCAGCATCACCGTACTTGGCCTTGACGAGATCCGCATGTGACGGAGCCTCGGGAACCTCGGGGTCGCGGAGCTTCGCGAGCTCGGCGCGCAGCACCGGCAGCACCTCCGAGCCGAGCAGATCGAGCTGCTTGAGCACGGTGTCGGTCGGGAGGCCGGCGTGGTCGACGAGGAACATCTGGCGCTGGTAGTCGCCGAACATCTCGCGGAAGGACAGTGTCTTGTCGATGATCTCCTGCGGGCTACCGACGCTCAGCGGCGTCTGGTGCATGAAGTCCTCGAGCGACGGGCCGTGGCCGTAGACGGGCGCCTCGTTGAAGTACGGACGGAAGTCGCGGAGCGCGTCTTGCGAGTTCTTCGCGACGTATGCCTGGCCACCGAGGCCGACGATCGCCTGCTTCGCCTTGCCGTGTCCGTAGTGCTCGTAGCGCTGACGGTAGAAGTTCACGAGGCGGAGCGAGTGCGCGGACGGTGCGAAGATGTGGTTCGAGAAGAAGCCGTCGCCGTGGAACGCGGCCTGCTCGGCAATCTCCGGGGTCCGGATCGAACCGTGCCAAACGAAGGGCGGGACGTCATGCAGCGGCCGGGGGGTCGAGGTGAAGCCCTGCAGCGGCGTGCGGAAGTTGCCCTCGTAGTCGACGACGTCTTCGCGCCAGAGGCGGTGCAGCAGGTTGTAGTTCTCGAGTGCAAGCGGCAGCGCGGAGCGGATGTCCTTGCCGAACCACGGGTACACGGGTGCGGTGTTGCCGCGGCCGAGCATGAGGTCCATGCGGCCGTCGGCGAGGTGCTGCAGCATCGCGTACTCCTCGGCGATGCGCACGGGGTCGTTCGTGGTGATGAGCGTCGTGCTCGTGGAGAGCTTCAGCGTCTTGGTCTGCGCCGCGAGGTAGGCGAGGAATGTCGTGGGGCTTGACGAGAAGAACGGCGGGTTATGGTGCTCGCCGACCGCGAAGACGTCGAATCCGACCTCCTCCGCGTGCGTCGCGATTGTCGCGAGGCCCTTGATGCGTGCGGCCTCGCTCGGGGTGTCTCCCGTGACTGGGTCGCGGGTGACGTCAGAGACGGAAAAGATCCCGAATTCCATGGTGTGCTCCTGGGTGTTGGTGCGGTGTCGTGCGCGAGCGCGGTGTCCGGGAGGGCCCCGTTTCGCTCATTTATATGCGCTTGCATGTAAATGTAACGAGGAAACCTGGGAACTATTCCCGTCGCCAGAAATTCGTTCTCAGGAGCCCGCAACGGGCGGGAATCTGTGCGGATGTCGGGGCGCTAGAACACCATCGGGCGGTCGTAATCGTCCTCGAAGGTGCCGCCGAGCAGGCTCGGATCGATGTCTGCAACGACGGGAACATGGTCGCTCGGGGCGTCGCCCCGGCGCTCGTCGCGGTGAATACTCGCGCCGGTCACGGTGTCGGCGAACGCCTGCGAGCCCATGATGAAGTCGATGCGCATTCCCTCGTTCTTCGGGAAGCGGCCGGCCTTGTAGTCCCAGAACGTGAAGCCCTCGGGCACGATCGGACGGACGACGTCGCTCACGAACGGCGCGAACGACTCAAACGCGGCGCGCTCAGCGGGCGAGACGTGCGTCGAGCGGCCCTGCACGAAGCTCGGGTCGCCCATGTCGGCGTCGAGCGGGGCGATATTCCAGTCGCCCATGAGTGCGAGCGGGAGATCAGGATCCTCGTCGAGCCACGCCTCGGTGTTGCTTCGAAGCGCGGCGAGCCACTCGAGCTTGTACTCGAGGTGCGGATCGTCGAGCGAGCGGCCGTTGGGCACGTAGAGGCTCCAGAGCCGCAGATCACCCACCGTGACGCCGAGCGCGCGGGCCTCGAGCGGCAGGCCGTTCGGCCCGGTGCCCTGGACGCCCTCCTGCCCCTTGATCGGCTTGCCGAAGCCGGGCATGCCGTCGAAGCCGTGCGCGACGTCGGTCATCTCGTGGCGGCTCGCAAACGCGACGCCGTTCCACTGGTTCAGGCCGTTGATCTCGAGGTGGTAGCCCGCCTGTTCGAACGCCTCGACGGGGAACTGGTCGGGGCGGCACTTGATCTCCTGCATGGCGAGGACATCGATATCCTCGCGCTGGAGCCAGTCGACGACCCTGCCGAATCGAGTGCGGATCGAGTTCACGTTCCAGGTAGCGATGCGCATGGGTCAAGCCTAGCTGGGTTGTGCCTGGCTGGCGGGTGAGGGGTGCTGCGGTGCGCGCCGTGCCGCCGCGAGTGCTTCGGCATCTGCCCGCAGCGTGGCTCGGCGGGTCTCGGGGGTGGTGTCGCCGGTGAGGATCGTGTCGGCCACACGGGACAGGGTCCACCACCCGACGACGAGCGTCACGATGGAGAGGAGGAGCTGCTCGGCCTGCGCGAGGTCGGAGGTGGGGAGAGCCGCCTCGAGCCCGGCGGCGAGGTCGTGGCAGCTCAGCGCGCGGCAGTCGAGGGCCACGGCCTCGGTGAGTTCAAGGCTCTCCCAGGCGAGCAGTCGCGCGAGCCCTGGGCGCGCTTCAAGCCTGTCGAAGAGTGCGAGCGCGTAGTCCCCGACCGCCCCCGGCCCGGATCCCGCGACCGGGAGGCCGTCGAGCAGGTTGGTGAGCTGGTCGTCGAGGACCGCCGCGAAGAACCCGCTCTTCGAGCCGAAGTAGGAGTACACGCGCTCCTTGTTCACGCCTGACTCGCGCCCGATCGCATCCATCGTCGTCCCTGCGAAGCCGTGTCGCGCGAAGAGGGTCGCGCCGGCATCGAGGAGTTGTCGGCGTGTCTGCTCGGTGTCCCAGGCCATGCCTCCAGCGTACCCCAACTCCAAACGAGCGTTTGCAATTTCTCCACGATCCCCATAGTGTCATCTCCAAACGATCGTTTGGAGAATGTCATGTTGCCTCACCCACACACCGCACCCCTCGTCACTCTGGTCGCGGTGCTCCCGCCCGCCGCAGTTACCGCCCCGGGCGCGCACGTCGCAGGTGCCGAGTGAGGGCGCTCGTGCTTGGCGGCACCGGGGCCGTCGGTGCAGCCGTGGCGGGCGCGCTTGAAGCGCGGGGACACGAGGCGGTGCGTGGCAGCCGCCGGGCGTCCGCCGTTCCAGGCGGGGTGCAGCTCGACCTGACGAGCGCGGCCGGGCGCGAGCGGATGCGGGAAGTCGCCGGCGACTGCGACGTCGTGATCGACGCCTCGGGCCGTGAGGATCCGGCGCTCGCGCGCGACCTCACGGGGGTGCCCACCGTCGACACGTCAGCCAACACTGCCTACCTCGCCGAGCTGCGCGCGGCGGCGGGGGCCGCGACGCTCGTGCTTGGAGCAGGGATCGCGCCGGGAGCGAGCACCATTCTCGCCTCGGCGACCGAGCCGCGGCCTGGTGACGACATCGACATCTCGGTGCTGCTCGGCACAGGCGAGGTGCACGGGCCAGCGGCCGTCGAATGGACGGCGGCGCTCGCCGGGACTGAGGTGTATCGGGCCCCGGAGGGCGCGCCGGTGCTGAACTACCGCGAGCGGCGCCGGATCCTGATCGACGGCAGACCGCGAACGCACCTGCGCACCGACTTTCCCGACCACCTACTGCTCGACGGCACTGGCGCGCGCATCCGCAGCTATCTCACGCTCGGAAGCCCGGTCGCGACCGCGGGCCTCGCACTCGTCGGCGCGGTGCCAGCGCTGCGCGGGATCCTCGCCGCCGCACCGCACTGGGGCGACGACAGGTGGCGCGTGGCCGCGACAAACAGGCGCACCGGAGTCACGCTCGCGGCCTCAGGTTCCGGCCAGTCGCGCGCAACGGGTGAGCTCGCCGCGCTCGCCGCAATCCGAGCGGCCGAGCGCTCCCACCTTGGTCCGGTCACGATGGCGGATCTGTTCGGCCTCGAGATGTTCGACGAGGCGGCGAGCGTTACCGCTCGGAACTGAACGGAGCCGCCTCCGCGGACGCGGTGTCGCCCTGCAGCCTGAGCGCGCGCAGGGCGACGACGAGCTCTGCCGATTCGGCCGGATGCGTCAGCCGCCGACCGGTGAGCTCCGTGATGCGCTGCATGCGGTAGAGCACGGTATTGCGGTGGCAATGGAGCAGGCGTGCGGCGTCGGCGGTCGAGCCGCCCGCAGCAACCCACGCCTCGAGGGTCGCGAGGAGCGGGCGGGCTCCGGCCTCGCCGAGCGCGAGCACGCCGCCGAGCACGGACGCGGTGAGCTGCTGCGCGACATCCGGCCCCGCCGAGATTGCGAGCTCAAGGGGCAGGTCGCCGTAGCGGCTCAGCTCGCGCGAATCCGGCGCCAGGCACCGCATCGCGCGCCGGGCCTCGACCGCCCCGAGTGGCGCCTCGGCGAGCCGCTCGAATGGGCGGCTCGCGCCTGTGCGCGTGACCGCGTGTGCGGCAATTTCGTCGAGGGCCGCCTCGAGCCCCTCGCGGGTGCGCGCGCCAACGATGCCGGTGTGCATCCCCGCGTCGAACGTCCAGACGGCCGTCGCGCCGCGGGTTGTGATCCCCGCATCGGGCGTGGCGTCGTATCCCGAACCGCCGAGCGCGGCGACGAGCACCGTGTACCAGCCGGGCGTCGGGAGCCCGAGGAGCTGCTCCGAGTCGGCCGGGTGCGCGGTCCCGGAGAGGAGGGCGAGCAGGTGCAGCCGGCTCGACTGGCCGCTCCGGCGTTCCTTTGCGTCGACGACCTCGCGGTACGCGTCCACTGCGAGCATCGAGTACCTGTCGAGGATCTGCCAGAGCTCCGAGACGGCGCCGAACACGGCGTCGGTGTCGTTCGTGCCCGCAGTCACCTCACGGATGTCGCTGAGCACCGCGAGCCCAGCCAGCCGGTAGGCGTGGAGCAGGCTCGCCATGGAGATGCCGTTCTCCGCTTTGGCGCGCCCCGCCCACTGCGCGGGCGCCGCGGACTCTGGGCCGCCGCACAACTCCGCGAGTAGTGCGGTGACGTTCGCCTCGACGATCTCGTAGAGCTCCGCGCCGACGCGGTGCTCGCGGTACACCGCCTCGTTCGCCACGATCTCCTCGACAACACGCGCGACGAGGCGTTCACGTCTCGCGGAAATCTGCAGCAGGAACCACGGCGGCGCGGGGCGCGCTGACGCCTGGCTGTGCGCGGACTCCGTTGTGACCATGTGGCGAGTCTAGCCACGCTGACCAGCGAAATTGTGAGACTGCACAGTACGAGGCATGAATTGTTGAGCGCTCGCATCTGGCAGGGCGGTCACCGGCGCGCCAGACTGTGCCTGTACACAGGTCAGGCCGGAATGCGCCTCGGCTCCAGCTCGGCCAGTGGGCGCCCACCGTCAGCGACGCTCAACACGCCATTCAAAGGAGAAGCCGTATGTTCCAGAGCCACCACCCCGACGTCGAGATTCCGAACCTCAGCATCTTTGACTACCTGTTCGGGAGCCTGAAACCCGAGGAGCTCGACCGGATCGCGCTTATCAACCCCGCGACTGGCGCAGAAACCACGTACGGCACGTTGCGCGACCAGATCGAGGCGGTCGCTGGGGCGCTCGCGGCGCAGGGCGTCGGGCCCGGATCTGTCGTGGGCCTGCTCAGCCCCAACATTCCGGAGTTCGCGACGGTCTTCCACGGGGCGCTGCGCGCCGGCGCGACGGTGACGACCCTCAACGCGCTCTACACCCCCGCCGAGATCGAGAAGCAGCTTCTCGACGCGAAGGCGACCTGGCTGTTCACGGTCTCCCCGCTCCTCCCGCAGGCTCAGGCTGGTGCCGAGGCTGCAGGGATCCCCACCGACCGCCTCGTCGTACTCGACGGCGCCGAGGGCCACCCGAACCTCCGCGACCTGCTGACCGCGGGCGAGCCTGCCCCCGACCTGACGATAGACCCGCAGACAACGGTCGCCGTGTTGCCGTACTCGTCGGGGACGACTGGCATCCCGAAGGGTGTCATGCTCACGCATCGCAACCTCGTCGCGAACGTCGAGCAGAGCCGCCACGTGATGGACTTGAACGGGGATGATCGGGTACTCGCGGTGCTTCCCTTCTTCCACATCTACGGCATGACGGTGCTGCTGAACATCGCGCTCTTCACGCGCGCCTCGCTCGTCACGATGCCGAAGTTCGACCTCGTCCAGTTCCTCGAGAACATCCAGCGGTTCGAGTGCACATACGTCTTCGTCGCCCCACCGATCATGGTCGCGCTCGCGAAGCACCCCATCGTCGATAAGTACGACATCTCCAGCGTGCGCACCCTCTTTTCGGGCGCCGCGCCGCTCGACGGCGCGACCGCCGAGC
Protein-coding regions in this window:
- a CDS encoding MarR family winged helix-turn-helix transcriptional regulator yields the protein MTEPQTHQPTPEHGALALDLVRSAARFTRSSSRIPGVTYSSIAWRVLADLERDGASRITELAQTQRVTQPTMTTLVQRLEGEGWVVRAPDARDGRATLVSVTDAGVSALAAYREGAAALVTPVLTRLSDADRAVLARAAELMLHIADEV
- a CDS encoding MFS transporter, producing the protein MLTNTTEPRPSLFRQPTAVWAIAFACAISFMGIGLVDPILPKISAALDATPSETMLLFTSYLFVTGIAMFFTSWVSGRIGVKWTLIAGLTLIVVFAGLAGLAGSVDAIIGFRAGWGLGNALFLSTALAAIVGAASGGSRQAIVLYEAALGIGMAIGPLVGGALGEISWRGPFFGTAILMAIALVAILVLLRFPKQSAAERAAARAAAPSVTASFRALRHPALLALSLVAVCYNFGFFTLLAYSPYPVEAAAQAAGMEFGAHELGLVFFGWGLALALTSVVVAPVLTRRLGLRPVLFATLALFAVCLGLLGVFVASLPALVSLVIVSGLLLGVMNTALTEAVMEATDLPRSVASSTYSGVRFIGGAIAPAIAGPVAAALGVPVPYWMGAAAVVVAILVLALMGKHLAHIGAERGANEPQPELAEAQAIGAGDAS
- a CDS encoding AEC family transporter, which encodes MLDALTGFVVVGFAIFIGWVLGKTGVLDVASRAVLAKLVYWVLSPALLFVVLSKADVDALFSSLLPVSAIAAVAVILIYAVAARLVWRRPASEALIGALSAGQVNANNIGIPLSLYILGSAAYPAPVVLFQLLVLTPVSLSILEASAGGRFRLGAVARALVSPIIVGSALGVLVSVLGVDLPEVVFAPIELIANACVPVLLISYGVSLHGQRVLGAGGQRGEVILASALKLLVMPALAWFVAAIVFGLGSQETLVVVVLAALPTAQNVFNYAQRFGVGENVARDTVFITTLGCIPILVLATVLLG
- a CDS encoding MarR family winged helix-turn-helix transcriptional regulator, with translation MSSHRTDIRLANEAWESLMTAHARLSSDFSAKPIWGEASMREYDVLYTLVKRGEAMRLCDLQEEVLLSQPALSRMVDRLATRGLVVRKPDPEDGRAKLIEISEEGARVQREVGRAHGRDIGQAMRALSPDELRELQRLTQKLIASRST
- a CDS encoding sulfurtransferase, coding for MSDPTDGARRSDLLITPAELHDLLASEAGPGEGPRTRILDVRWTLAQPSGHSDYLTGHIPGAMYVDLESELSAHGAATLGRHPLPGGEALTHSARRWGLHPEDSVVAYDGGGNLASARLWWLLRDAGFERVRLLDGALPAWVAAGFELETAEPTPAPGTVILTPGHLPTLALEEVERFAREHTLVDVRAPERYRGDVEPMDPVAGHIPGALNLPTAENVTEDGRFLSSDALRAKFGRAAEPGSPVGFSCGSGITASHALFAFALAGGEGVLFPGSWSQWSNTPELPVATGATP
- a CDS encoding apolipoprotein A1/A4/E family protein, whose translation is MQYLDALASLLGIALAAATLGGLMAQGFRRLERRIGSRLDGAIAGLDAKLTSQMVTLYVKLTGQIDALDVKLTGMFDGLEVKLTGMVDGLDVKLTGQIDALDAKLTGRIEVLDATLTGRIDALDAKLTSRIDALDEEFTLRTSALDDTLTARITTLDTKRTIGTDALDVKLTGRIDALDARFATRFDGLEIRLDAVDARLEKLDDRVYVLAARLGQTLEDHASANTQAAP
- a CDS encoding CE1759 family FMN reductase, which produces MADTKQLVIVNAGTSDPSTTRLLADRATTKTLAEAERRGIAMEARVIDLRPLAGDITAALTTQLVSAELERASEILRDADAIIAATPVYKAAASGLFTSFFQVLDNDLLIGTPVLLAATAGSPRHSLVVDDQLRGFFSYLRTVTAPTSLVSSPEDWNSSEFGKRVDRAATELMALVAGGFRENARGEGWEAYQHSYGSAGGTELGINLDSDLMRLAAGGR
- a CDS encoding DUF2853 family protein, translating into MSALEDIQKYAPGASPAVVAEMERAYALALQDPDARLVSYSDPAELALVRENFVKGKLGVTQSDAAIDEAIATVGDQIPGHKQRLTVYYLLAAHYGKLSVFGG